The Flavobacterium commune genome contains the following window.
GTAGCTTTTTACAACGCATTTACACCAATGACGAATTCAATTACAGCAATTCCGAATTGGCTCTGTTAAACTATAATAACATTGAAAAACAGGACGGAATTATCTTAAATGAATTAGACGAAATCCCACAGGCTTTACAAATTACCTTAAAAGCTTTTGTCCAAAAAGGCGGTAATCTTATTGTTATTCCTTCGGCAAAAAGTTCGATTAGCAGTCTAAATTCTTTTTTGGGGAATTTTGGAAACATCCAATTCAAATCTTATCAGGATACAGAAAAACTAATTAGTAAAATAAACTTCAATCATCCTTTATTTTCAGATGTTTTTGAAAATAAGATTAGTAATTTCCAATATCCTTCTACCAAGGCTTCGTTTGCCTTTTCAAGTTTCAGTCCGGCGGCTTTGCTTTATGATGATCAAAGTGCTTTTCTATCGGCAATCTTCAATCCCGTATCGGCTGTCTGTGTTTTTTCGGCACCTATAAATACCGAAAATTCCAACTTTCAACAATCGCCATTAATTGTTCCTACGTTTTACAAAATGGCATTATATAACCAAAACAATGGTGTAAACGCACTAACTATTGGAAATCAAATTCCTTTTATTGTTGATGCCACATTATCAAAAGATGCTATTTTAGAAGTTAAAAATTCGAACGAACAATTTATTCCTATTCAACAAATCATGAATACTAAAGTCAAAATGACTTTTAATGATTTGCCTTTGGAAGCAGGGAATTTTGAAATTTACAATCAAAAACAATGGGTAGAAAACATTAGTTTTAATTACAATAGAAGCGAAAGTAATCTAAACCCTTTGGACAACAACTCCATATCACAATACAACACCGCCGAATCTATTGAAAGCGTTTTTCATACCCTACAAACCGACCGAATGGATAATCAACTTTGGAAATGGTTTGTTATCTTTGCACTGCTCTTTCTGGTATGTGAAATGGCAATTATAAAATTCCTGAAATAAAATATTCTCTATATATGAAACTAATTATCCGAAACGCCAAAATTATCGACCCTCAAAGTTCTTTTCACAATCAAACGGTAGATATTTTAATTGTAGATGGATTAATTGAAAAAATCGGAGCTTCTTTACCCAATCCAGAGCAGGCAGAAGAACTAAAATTAGATAATCTTCATGTATCTCAAGGTTGGTTTGACAGCAGCGTTTCTCTGGGCGAACCTGGTTTTGAAGATCGCGAAACCATCGCTAACGGATTGTTGGTTGCTGCAAAAAGCGGTTTCACCGGAATTGGTTTACAACCCAATTCTTTCCCTGTAATTGACAATCAATCCCAAATTAATTTTGTAAAAACCAAAGCTATTGGTCACGCAACAACACTTTTTCCTATTGGCGCCTTAACTAAAAATGCCGAAGGAAAAGACATGGCTGAATTGTTTGACATGAAACAAGCCGGAGCGATTGCTTTTGGAGATTATAATAAAAGTTTTGAAAATGCCAATTTGTTAAAAATTGCTCTTCAATACACTCAGGACTTCAACGGATTAGTGATTGCTTATTCTCAGGATTCTAATATAAAAGGACAAGGTGTGGTAAACGAGGGAGTAGTTTCTACCCGATTAGGACTGAAAGGAATTCCTAATCTAGCAGAAGAATTACAAGTTGCCCGAAATTTATTCTTACTCGAATATACTGATGGAAAATTACATATCCCAACCATTTCTACAGCAAAATCAGTAGCATTAATCAAAGAGGCCAAAGCCAAAGGATTGAATGTAAGCTGTAGTGTAACGGTTCATCATCTAACAATGACCGATGAAAAATT
Protein-coding sequences here:
- a CDS encoding dihydroorotase; protein product: MKLIIRNAKIIDPQSSFHNQTVDILIVDGLIEKIGASLPNPEQAEELKLDNLHVSQGWFDSSVSLGEPGFEDRETIANGLLVAAKSGFTGIGLQPNSFPVIDNQSQINFVKTKAIGHATTLFPIGALTKNAEGKDMAELFDMKQAGAIAFGDYNKSFENANLLKIALQYTQDFNGLVIAYSQDSNIKGQGVVNEGVVSTRLGLKGIPNLAEELQVARNLFLLEYTDGKLHIPTISTAKSVALIKEAKAKGLNVSCSVTVHHLTMTDEKLDSFDTRYKVTPPLRTEEDRLALLDGILDNTIDMITTDHNPIDIEHKKMEFDMAKNGTIGLESAFGALMDVLPLEKVIEKLTSGKTIFGIENASINEGATANISLFNPEGESTFTKAAILSKSKNSAFLGIQTKGKAYGIVNQGQLILR
- a CDS encoding vWA domain-containing protein, producing MQFKHPEILYFLFLLIVPVLVHLFQFRRFKKEYFTNVQFLKSISIQTQKSSQLKKWLLLCCRLLLLTFVILAFAQPFFDAKDHSNRSNKMYIILDNSFSMQAKGKKGELLKRAVQELLEETPENTKFSLLTNTESYWNTDIKSIRNTLQNLKYSAIPFELDHLLAKINAHPTNAKKDIIIITDAIGIEQKQLKSISKNDVSYFIIPKSEQKNNVAVDSVFINETTADFYDINVALSSYGEAIKPVSVAIYNQNKLIAKTVSNLESPKKSLHFSIPKQAFQGYVSISDNSLAYDNNFYFSISKVKKTNIISIGETSKSSFLQRIYTNDEFNYSNSELALLNYNNIEKQDGIILNELDEIPQALQITLKAFVQKGGNLIVIPSAKSSISSLNSFLGNFGNIQFKSYQDTEKLISKINFNHPLFSDVFENKISNFQYPSTKASFAFSSFSPAALLYDDQSAFLSAIFNPVSAVCVFSAPINTENSNFQQSPLIVPTFYKMALYNQNNGVNALTIGNQIPFIVDATLSKDAILEVKNSNEQFIPIQQIMNTKVKMTFNDLPLEAGNFEIYNQKQWVENISFNYNRSESNLNPLDNNSISQYNTAESIESVFHTLQTDRMDNQLWKWFVIFALLFLVCEMAIIKFLK